CGAGGGCTTCCTGCGGGGCTCGCTGCTCGTCGAGCTGCCCCGGACCTGGGTGCACGGCCAGCGCTGGTTCTACGTGGCGGCGGACGGGAGCCTCTACGATGCCCAGTCCGCGGCGGAGGCCCAGAAGAGCGGTGGGGTGCCAGACGTGCCGCTGGTGATGGGCGCGGGTGGCCTCGCCCTGCCGGTGCGGGTGCTCACCGTGGGGCCTGGCCCGGCCTGGCCTCCGCTGCCCAGGACGTCCGCCGCGGAGCGGATGACCCGTGTCCCCGGTGCTCCTGGCCGTGGGCCGGTCTTCCTCCACGGTGGCCGGGTCCGGAGCCGGCACATCGAGTCACTTCAGGCCGTGAGTGGAAGCCCCGTGATGGGCCTGGCCTTCGCCGCGCGCATCGCGAGAGGGGGCGGTGCCGTGTACCACCCCTTCTCCCGGTTGCGGTGGACGGGGGACGATCCCTCCACGAGTGGAGCCTGGGACGTGCTCGACTCCAACGGGAATCCCATCACCAGCGAGGCCAGGCGGGCTGAACGCCTCCGGGACATCGCTCGGGAGCGGGAGGCGAACGCCTCGGAGATAGAGCTCGTCGTCCGCTTCGAGGCCGAGGCCGAGGGTCTCGTGCTGCCTCCCTGCGAGGTCGCCTACACGAGCGACGACGGCCAGACGCTCCTCATCCACCTTCCCACGCTCGAGACGAGCACGTCCGTCTCCTCCGACTGGGCGCCCAGTGCCGGGAACTGGAGCACTCGGAGTGCTCCGGTCTCGGTGGGAGCGGATGGCTCGACCCGCCGCGTGGACATGAACACCACGGTGCGCCAGGCGCTGGGGGCCGTAGCGCCACTGACGACGGCTACGCTGCGCAGGCGGCGCGTGCGCTACCGCAACCTGTGTGGGTGGGATCGCGAGCCGACCACGGAGCCGCCCCGGACGCTCGCTCCGACGCCGCGGGGTTGCCTCGACATCGATCCGGAGCATGGCCTGTTCGCGCTCGCGAAGCAGGAGCCTCCGCGCCCCTGGCCCCTGCTCGGCGGCGGCTTCCGGCCGAGCGCGGTGACGGTGGATTACCTGGAGGGCTACACCGATCATATCGGCGCCCGTCCCGATGCCCGTGAGCCGGTGCTGGGCCGGCGTCAGCCCACGCCGACGCGCCTGGTGAGCGCCAGTGGCAGGTTGCACCCGGGCGCCCCCTCCGACTGGCATCTGCTGCCGCGCCACGCCAGCCTCGGCGAGGCCTTCGCCGCCGTCGCCAGCGTCATGACCGCCGCCGCCGCTGCCCGGGCCAAGGGCGAGGACGTCGAGGTCAAGGAGGTCATCCAGTTCGAGGACAGTGCCACCTACTCCGCGGTGGAGGGTCTGGACTGGCCCCTGCCTCCGGTGGGGCTGCCCGTGGAGCTCACCCTGCAGGCCGCCGAGGGACAGCGCCCGGTGCTCGCGCTCAATGGCCCCTGGTCCGTGCCGTTCGGCGACCAGCCGTCCGAGCCCTATGGGGCGTTGACGCTGCGCGGGCTGTGGGTGGTGCCGGGCGGTGTGCGGTTTCCCGCCGCCGCGCGTGTCGCGGTGGAGTTCTGCACCCTGGGCGACCTCGCGTTCTTCGCGCCACCCGGCATCAACATCCGCGTGGACGTCGAGCGAAGCCTCACGGGCAGGCTATGGCTGGGAGACCTGGGAACGCTGGCCGTGCGTGACAGCGTCCTGGACTCGTACGGGCAGGTGCTCGTGGTGTCCCGGGGCACCTGTGAGCTCGAGCGCGTGACGGTGATGGGCCAGGGGATGGCCCCGGGCGGCATCGCCACGGAGGTGAACGTGCTGGAGGCCACGCACGTGCTCTTCCTGGACAAGGTGCAGGTGCGGGATCGCTTCCACGGCTGCGTCCGCTTCAGCCGCGTGGCGGCGGGCAGCACCCTGCCTCGCAGACACCGGGTGGTCGAGGTCCCGGTGCGTTTCGTTTCGAGGAGCCGGAATGATCCGGCCCACGCGCGCCTGGCCCCCGACTGCGCGCGGGAAATCCTCCGGGGTGCGGAAGATGGCTCGGAGATGGGGGCCTTCCATGGCACCCGGCTCGTTCAGAGGCAGGACGCGCTGATGCGCCGCCTCGTCGAGTTCACTCCGGCGGGTCTCACGACCGGCATCGTTCGAATGGATTGAAGGAGAAGACATGAAAGCCGATCTCTCTCGAGGTCACAGGCCGGACCGGAAGCGCGGAAAGGACTATCGCCGCGTCCTGCTGCAGCAGGGCCGCGTGTTGTTGGACAGCGACCTGGCGGCCACCACGGACGCGCTGGACACGGGGCTGCGCACGCTGGCGCGCAACGTGGCCGGTGAGTCGGGCACCCATGACCAGGGGTTCCTCATCACCCCCGGACGCCTGATGGCGCTCTTCGAGACGCTCGACGGCGTCACCCGGGACGCCAGCTCGCAAGCACTCTTCAAGCACTACCTGGATTATGGGCGCAGGTACCAGGGCCGCCTGCCCTCGCTCTACCTGGGCGGCCTGCTCGCTTGGGGCAAGGTCACCGTCGCGTTGCGCTCCGCGCCCAGGCCCGGCACGAAGCTGCGCCTGTGGGCGTGTCTGCCCTCGGGCGCGAAGCTCGTGGTGGGCATGCAGGGAGTGCCGGACCAGCAGGTGACCGGCTCGGATGCGCAAGCCTTCAAGCCGTACGACATCACCGTCCCCGTGGGCACCACGCCCACCGCCTGGCTCAACCTCTCCTTCGCCAACCCCGCCGCGTCTCCGGATCCAACACGCGAGGCGTGGATCGGCCTCATCGAGGAGTTCGAGACCGCGGCGGGCGAGCCCCGCTTCTGGGTCAAGCGGGGGCACTACCTGCTCGGGGGCTATCCCCTGACGCTACAGGAGGATGGCAGCTTCCCCTCCGTCACCTTCCCGGCCGGCCTGCTGCATGACTCCCAGGCCACCCCGGACAAGGCCTCGCCCGGCCAGCGCTTCCTGGCGTTCCTCGAGGGCTGGGAGCGCCTCGTCACGCACGTGGAGGATCCCGGCCTGCTCGAGCAGGCACTTGGAGGGACGCTGGACACCTGCGCGCGGACCCAGGCCGTGGGCCAGGTGAAGCTCGTCGCGTGTCCGGCTGGCCTCACGCCGGCCCAGGTGCTCAACGCCTTCCGCACGGTCAAGGCTCCCAAGGGGACGCTGCAGATCGGCACCGCGTCCCAGTCCACCTCGGCGGATCCCTGCGCCATCCCCGAGGCCGAGGGCTACACGGGCGGGGACAACCGGCTCTACCGCTTCGAGGTGCATGAGTGGACGCAGGGGACGGGTCTCGGCTCCTTCTCCCTCAAGTGGTCTCGCAACAACGGCGCCGAGGTGTTCCGCGTCGTCAGCAAGACGGACTTCGGAATCATCTCCCGCCTCGGGTTGGCGCCAGGGGCCAACCTGCGGGACGGCGACCTGGTGGAGTTCCTGGACGAGCGCGTCGAACTGGGGGACCACACGCCGGCGGCGCTCGACGGGACGGGCTTCACTCCCTCCCGGCGGGCCGCGGGTGCGCTGTATTACGTGCGCGAGGTGCTCGAGGACTTGGGACAGATCGAGCTGATCGATCCCGCCACGGGCGCGCCGATCTGGCTCGCGTACAGCATGTCGGAGACCGCGATCCCCAAGCTGCGGCGGTGGCACGGTCTGCTCAAATCGGGGGAGGGCACCGCGAGCGGTGACACCCTCGTCTTCACGGTCGACGGAATCGAGGTGAAGGTCGGCGGGCCCGCGGGGGGCGCCGATCTGTTCCGCCCGGGGGACTACTGGCAATACGAGGCGCGCAAGCTCTACGCCAATGACAATGGCGCCTGGGTCGCATCCCCACACGGCCCCGAGCGCCTCCATGCGCCGCTCGCGCTGTTCGAGTTCAAGGGTCCGGACCTGCCGGTCGAGCTGGTGGAATGGTACGGAGGCCGCGGCTCACCGCTCTTCGAGTTGGAGGCGGACGATGTGGCCTTCAACGGCGCCAGGGCGGGCACTTCGGCCACCACCGTGCAGGGGGCGCTCGACGAGCTCTTCCAGCGCCAGGGGGGAGGCTGCTGCCAGGTGGAAACGGGGCCTGAACCGATCCCCACGCCCACCACGGACGACGCGGCGCGGATCAACAACCTGATCCTGACGAAACTGCCCAAGGGCGGTGTCATCTGCCTGCGGCCGGGCGTCTACTACTTCCGCAGCCAGCTCTCCATCGCCGGCATGCCCATCGAGCTGCGCGGCTGCCCGGATGCGGTGATCGTCTCGGACGCGGCCGGCAAGACGCCCATCGTGGTGGGCACGGGCGGCGCGCTTCTGCTGTCCGGCCTCGTCGTCTGCACCCGGAGCACCTCGCCAGGCCCGGCGCTCATCGAGGTGAGCGGGAATGCCTCCCTCACGGTCAAGGAGTGCGGCCTCTTCCACGTCGGCCCTACCACGGGTCCGGTGAATCCAGGGACGGCCATCCTGACGCCGGGCACCATTCCGAGCAGTTTCACGTTCAACGCTCCGCCCTACGAACTCCCGTATCCGTTTCCGGAGGGGTCGTCCTCGACGACGAATGCTCCCACGATCCAGATCGATGACAGCGTGATCCTCGCCCGCTGGGGCATCCTGGCCAGTAACCTGAAGTCCATCACCATGAACGGCACCATCGGCCATTGTGGCAACGGAGTGGTCCGCGTGGAGGAGGAGTTGGCCTATGTCCACCTGAGCGGCTGCGGGCTGCACACGGATGTGCCGAACACGGTCTTCGACTCGCTTCGGGCGTCGGATCCCCTGGCCATTCAACATGACGCTCAGGTACTGCTCGAGAAGGGATGGGACTACGCGGATCCCGCGGGGATGCCCTTGCTGGTCCGTGACCTGTTCGGAGGCGTGGTGACCGATTCGTGGTTCTTCGGCGCCCTCGGCTTCTGCGCCCGATTCGCGACCAGACTCGAGCTAAGGGGCAATCACTACACGGGCACGAGCGGGCTGCGCCTGGACAATGTCACGCGGAGCAAGCTCATCGGGGAACAGCTCGAGGTATGGCGCTCCGACTCCCTGGAACCCGATGGGTCGCCGGTGGGGATCTTCATCGTGCGTTCCGCGCTCGGGCTCCTCATCGCGGATTGCGACGTGAGGACCAGCGGGACCGCCAATATCGGCGGAGGCATCATCCTCGCCACCAATTACCTGATGGGCATCTGGTACGGCTCGGGAGAAGGAGAGGGGGAGGAGGGTGACACACCGAACCAACCGCCGCAGGAGCGCCGGTTCCAGGACGTGTTCATTCATGACAATCGAATCCGTTCTGTCGGAGCGGGAATCAAGATCAGGAGCGAATTCGACAGCGAGGCTCCCGGCAGTGTCGTGGATCGCATCTCCATCCGCGGCAATGACATCGAATTGGTCGGGGAGCGTGGAATCTATTACAGGCATACCACGGGAACGCTGGATGAAAAGGGCGAATCGGCCCAGGTCGTGATCGCAGACAATCAAATACGTGGAAGGGGCTCTGAATGGTTCAATCTCCAGGTCATCATGGTGCAAAACGCCACCATGGGGATCATGGCCGTGGAGGGAAACACCATCCAGTTCCAGGCTTCGGCTTCGGAGCGTTCCATAGATGCGCTCAGGTTTTTCTTCGTAGATTCGGTTCGTGTCGCGAGGAACCGTATCGACGTCCGCAGGTTTACCGCCGGTGATTATGAGGACTGCGGGATGGCCGCATGGTATTGCCAAGACATGGTGTTCTCTGGCAATGAGCTGGATTCCGCGCCAGGGAACAAGGTGGTGCCCGCTGAATTCAATTCTTGTGAGCGGTTGGTATTGGAAGGAAATACGCTGGGAGCCTTCTACAAGAGCTTCCGTGTCTATTACTGCTCCAATGTCGTCGTTCGTGGAAACCGGGCCCGGTGTCATCTGTTTCTCTACTCGTTGGGCGGGAATGCTCTCCTGGCTGATAATTTCGTCGAGCACGGCGGCGGGGCAGTTGAAACCGTTCTTTCTGAAAATGGTAACGGGGTCGCGGGTACGCACCTCTATGCCATGGTGAGTGATTCAATCCTGGCCATGGGCAATCGTGTCACGGGAGGCCACCTCGCCATCTACCCGAATGTGATATACGTGGGTGGTGCGCCGAGGGAGCACGAAGTCACCCTCCACGTGGAGGGCAATTTCGCGGGGACCGTGACGGTCGGCAACTACACGGCCACCAGTGTCACTGGCATTCCCAATGGTGCGTTCGCCACCCCGGTTTCTGGGACACGCGCCATGGTGGTCAACAACATGGCGACGAACCTGATCAAGACCAACACCTACAACAAGCTGCTCATGACGAACAACATGGCTCCGAGTCTCAGGGTTGGTTCCGGCGAAGTGGGCAGCACGAGCAGCACGAGCAACTCGGCCGTCTCGACCGCCAACAACCTCAGGCAGTGAGGAGCGCCATGAAACCGACAGCCACGATGTTCGATCGTCTGCGCGTCCGGCCTCCCGAGGTGTCCGAGGCCAAGACGCGCCCGGAGAAACAGCCCGGCTCCCGCCCGGATAAGAAACGAATCCCACTCGGGCAGCGCCTGCGCGAAGTGGTCGACGCCCTGGGCCGCGCCGGGACCGAGGCAGAGCGGAATCAGCTCCAGCTCCAGCTCGAGAAGCTCCGGACCGAGTCACCCGTGAAGGGCCCCCAGGCCCGCGGCCCGGCCGGTGAGGTGACGCGGGCCCTCGAGGAGGCCGCCCTCGCCACCCCCAAGCCCACCATGCCCGGCCGTGTCGCCATCCGCGTCACCGGCATGGACGAGGGGAATGTGAAGATTCCGCTCGGGGAGCTGCGCGTGCGCGTCTCCTCTGGTGACGAGCACGTCGAGGGCCTCACGGACTCCATGGGGCATGTCGTGCTGGCCCTCGAGGCCACGGGCAGCTTCGAGGTCGAGGTGCTCTCTCCCTCGGGAGAAGTCATCGGCCGCACCACGAGCCGCATGGCGCCCCAGCAGCCCGTGGCCCTGGAGATGTCCGTCCAGAAGAAGCCCGAGCTGAAGGACGTCTTCGCCCGGGGCCGCGCGTGGCACGACGACCTGAAGCGGCGGGCCGAGCGGATTGAAATCCCCGACACCCGGGCCCTCGAGCAGCGCATCGCCTCGCTCGAGGCCACCGTCGCACGCCTCGAGCAGGCCCTCCTGGCCCAGACCCAGGCCAGCCAGAAGCGAGACACGGACAAGAAGGGAGACGCCCAGTGAGTGACCCCACCCTGACGATTTCGTATTCCAATACCGCCGCGGACCTCGTCCTCCATGCCGCGGATGGCACCACGGGCACCGTCACCAAGGCGCCGAGCGCGGAGGCTCCCACCCAGGCCAGCCTGACCCGGCCCTTCCTGCTCACCGAGGAGCTCCGGGCCGCCCTCAAGGCGGGCACCGTCTCCTTCGCCATCCCCGCCAACCCCACTCCCGAGCAGCAGGCCCTCTTCGTGGAGGTGCTGCGCTTCCTGTTCCGGGGCGTCGGCTCCGAGCTCATCGCCGCGGGCAGGCGGATGCTGGACGGCGAGCGGGCGCTCGAGCAGCAGCGGGACTCCTACAACGCGAGCCACCAGCAGGTGACGCAGTTCATCACCGCCGGCGGGCCCCTCGCGGCGGGGGCCAAGAACCTCGCGGACGCCATGAAGGGGATGCTCGTGCCCAAGGCCGAGCAGGCCGCCGTCACCGCCGCCCAGCAGGCGCTCGATACCCTGGACCAGAACTTCCTCACCCAGATGAACGCCGGCAACGACGCCACCCCGGCGCAGCTCCAGGCCTATGTGACCCAGCGCAAGGCGCTCGAGGCCGCCCTGGCCTCCGCCCAGGCCACGCTCGCCCAGGCCACGCAGGCCCTCGAGGCCGAGTTCGGTGCGGCACAGAAGGAGCTCGCCGCGGCGGCGGCCGTCATGGCGAACCTCAAACAAAGCAACATCGGCACCGCGCTCTCCTGGACCTGGACGCCACCGTCCGTGCCCTGATGGGGTGATCCATGGGCTCCACGACCGCTCGGCAAGCGCCCGCGGCTTCCCCCAAGGAGGCCTCCGCCTCCAAGAAGCCGGCCCAGGCGAGCAGCGCCCCTCCCACGTCCGAGGCCCCCACGGCCCAGGCGCTGGGCGCGGGCCGTGCCCTGCCTCCGACCACGCGCCAGCGGATGGAGCGTGCCTTCGGGCGGTCGTTCTCGGACGTGAGCGTGCACACCGGGCCCGAGGCGGAGTCCGCGGCCAGCACGCACGGCGCCGAGGCCCTCACCCAGGGCAGCAGCATCGCCTTCGGCGCGGGCCGGTACCAACCCGGGAGCGAGGCGGGAGACAAGCTGATCGCCCACGAACTGGCGCACGTGGTGCAGCAGAGCGGAGGCGGCGCCTCGCTCCAGGAGAAGAGCCTGGTGTCCGGCCCGGCCGAGCCCGCGGAGCAGGAGGCCGATGCCGTGGCCGCGCGCGTCGTGCGCGGCGAGTCCGCGGGACTCCGGTCTGGCGGGCAGGTGCCCACCACGCGTGAGCGCCTCATGCGCAAGGCGCTCGCCGGAGCGACGCTCGCGCCCATGGTGCCCGTGCCGGTGACGACTCCGGCCGCGGGAACCGCCGAGTCCCTGGCCGAGGACTCGGCCGACAGCGGCCTGGCCGAGGTGGCTCCGTCGCGCGGGAAGCGTGAGCCGCGCTGGCCCTGGGGCGGTGCTCCCACGGCGGAGCGCGCCATGCCTCCGGCCGTCCAGGCCGAGGCCCACGAGCGCACCCGTCCGGCGCCCGTGGAAGGCACGGACTCGCGGAAGGCCGAGGCGAATGCGCCCGGGGGGCCAGGGTCCGCTGCCGTCCCCGTGGCTGGCAAGGAGGAGGGCCCGAGGGACCAGAAGGCCACGGCCGCGACACCGCGCGCCCCCGGAGCCCCGAGACGCGCACCTGTCACTCCGGTGGGTGCTGGCACCGCGGTACGTGGCGTCGAGCTGACGGTGCATGCCGCCGCGGGACGGCTGGGGGCTCCCTCTCCGGCGGGCACTCTCGCGCGGAGCACTCTGAGTGCCACGCCTGGCGCGCCCACAGCAGTCGCTGCTCCCCGGGCGGTGCCTGCTCCAGCCGCCGTCATGCCCGCGCCCACAGCGCTCGCTGCGCCCCAGCCAATGCCTGCTCCGGCCACGCCCACGCATGGTGCGCCCACGGCGGCCGCGGCTCCCCAAGCGGCACCTGCTTCCGCGGGGGGGGCCGTGCCAGCCAGCGCGGGGCCCGGGATGGAAGCGGGTGGGGCGGAGGGTGGAGCGGAAGCCACCGTGACCGAGGAGAAGATGGACGCGGCGCGCCCCGAGGAGGAGGCCGCCGCCGAGGCCTTGCAGGACGGTGAGATCGAAGCCGGACCCGATTCCGACGACGTGGCGGCCGAGGCGCCCACGGCCGAAGCACCCACGGGCGCGGCGAAGCTGGCGCCCGAGTCCGCTCCTCTCTCGGGTGGCGCGGAAGGGGAGAGCGTCCCGGCGTCCGAGCCGGCCGTGGCGGACGCGCCCCAGCCCGCGGAGAGTCCCGAGGATCGGCAGGCGCGCGAGGCGGAGCAGGCGCCCTTCGCGGAGCAGGCCCCATCCTCTCCCGAGTCCGCCTCGGCGGAAGACGCGGCGCTGTCCCCGGGCGAGCAGCAGGCGGCCATGGCCTCGCTGGAGGAGGGCACGGCGGCGGGCGGTGGAGGTGAAGCGGGAGGGGGCGGCGGCGGCGGTGGTGCCATCGCGGAGAAGGCCGCGCCCGAGGTTCCCGACGTCTCCCAGGCCGAGCCCGCCCAGGCGCTCGGCCAGGTGGCGCACCTGCCACCGGCCCAGCTCTCCCAGGCGCTCTCGGGCGTGGGTCAGGCTGTCTCGCGCTCGGTGGGGGAGAAGCGTGATGAGCTCGCGGCGAGTCCTCCCGAGCTCGAGACGCCCACGGGCATGGCGGCCAGACCCAGGGGCCTCTCCGTGGTTCCCTCTCCGCTCCCGGGCGAAGTCGCGAGAAGGCCAGACAAGGTGCTCTCGAGCGAGAGCGCGCCCGTGCCGCGGCCGGAGCCCATGCCCGCGCCGCCGCCCGCGGTGTCGGTGCCCACGCCGGTCCTCCGGGGGGGCGAGCAGGGAGTGATGTCCGCGGGAGATGCCGCGCGGCTCGGGGCCTCCATCCAGGGCCTGCCGACGAGTGATCCGGAGCTGTCCACGAGCGCGGGGCCGGCGCCGCTGCTCGCCTTGGATGGCGGCGCGGATCCAGGGCAGCTCGATGCGCAGCGCACGGAGGTGGAGGCGCGCATCGCCGATGCCCAGGTCCAGGGCCAGGCCGAGGTGGCGCAGCCCATGGGCGAGGACGAGATCGCCCCGGAGGCCGCGGAAGGCACCCTGAAGGCCGAGGTTGCCCCGGGCGGTGGGGCGGGCGCGGGCGGTGGGGTGGGGGGCGGCGAGGTGGATGAGGCCGCCTCGATCGTGGCGCAAGAGGAGCATGGCGCGGACATCCAGGCCGCGGTCCTCGCGGGCCAGGGAGACATGGCCACCGAGGAGGCCAGGCACGCCGAGGCCGAGGAGCAGGGGCGGCAGAAGACGCGTGAGGAAGCGGATCGGCTGAGCCAGGAGGCGGCCGAGGCGCAGCGCGCGGAGAAGGACGCGGCCCGGGGAGAGGTCGAGGCGGCGCGCGAGCAGTGGAGCGAGGCGCAGCGCTCCGTGGTGGAGAAGGGCCGGACGGAGGCGGACTCGAAGCAGGAGGCGAGCCGCGCCCAGGTGCGTCAGGAGAAGGAGCGGGCCGACACCGCCGCGAGCGAGCACCTGGAGAGCGGCGAGCGCGAGGCCGCGCGGCACAAGCGAGAGGGCGAGGCGAAGGCGGCCCGTCAGAAGGCGCGGGCCGAGAGCGAGTCGGGAGGCTTCCTCGACTGGGTGGCGGACAAGGCCACGGCCTTCTTCGATTCGATCAAGGAGGGAATCCGGGCCGCCATCCAGGAGGCGCGCGAGGCCGTCCAGCGCGCGCTCGACGCGGCCAGGAAGCTGGCCCGGGAGGCCATCGAGAGGGCGCGCCAGGCGGTGGTGGCGGCGATCCGCGAGGCGGGCGAGGCGCTCATCGCCGTGGGCGACACGGTGCTCGCGGCGTTCCCCGAGGCGCGCGCCCGGTTCCGCGCGAACATCGAGGAGAAGGTCCGGGCGGCGGAGGAGACGGTCAACCGGCTCGCGGAGGAGCTCCAGGCGGGTGTCCAGAAGCTGCTCGACGGGCTGGGGGAGCTGCTCGACAAGGCGCTGGGGCTGTTGGAGCAGGGGCTGCTCTTCATCGTCGACTCGGTGAGCGCGGCGGTACAGGGGGCCCTCGAGGCGGCCAAGGCGGCGCTGGAGACGCTCGGGACGTTCGCGCAGCTCATCAAGGACATCGCGGCGAACCCGGGGCAGTGGCTCGCCAACCTGGGCGCGGCGGTGATGGATGGCCTGCGCAACCACCTGTGGAAGGCGCTCAAGAGCGCGGTGGCGGAGTGGTTCAACCAGAAGCTCGAGGCGGTGCTCGGGCTCGGGACGACGCTGCTCAACCTGTTGGTGAAGGGCGGTCTGTCGATCGCGAAGATCGGCCAGATGGCCTGGAACGCGCTGAAGGAGGCCATCCCGCCCGCGTTGATCCAACTGCTCGTCGAGAAGCTGGTGTCGATGATCATCCCCGCGGCGGGCGCGGTGCTGGCCATCATCGAGGGACTGCAGGCGGCGTGGGGGACGGTGAGCCGCATCCTGCAGGCGATGGACCGGTTCATCGCCTTCCTGAAGGCGGTGAAGACGGGCGGGGCCGGCCCGCAGTTCGCGAACGCGGTGGCGGCGGGCGCGGTGGCGGTCATCGAGTTCGTCGCCAACTGGCTGCTCGCGAGGCTGCGCAAGCCCGCGGGAGCGGTGGCGGGCAGGCTCCGGGCCATCGGGCGGAAGATCCTCGACAAGCTCAAGCGGGCGCTCAAGAAGGTCGGCCAGGCGCTCAAGAAGGCGTGGAGGAAGCTCAAGGCCCGCTTCAAGAAGTCCTTCAAGAGGAAGGGCAAGGGCGAGCAGAAGAAGGACAAGCGGAAGGCCGCCGAGGAGCGGTTGGACAAGGCCGAGCGGGAACTGAGGCCGCGCATCGCCGGCATGCTCCAGAAGGGGACGCCCGGTGCGCTGTTCCAGGCCAGACTGCTGGCCTGGCGCATCCAGTACCGCCTGAGCCGGCTGGACGTGCGGCAGCGAGGCGATCGCTTCAACGTCATCGCGGTCATCAATCCCCAGCGGGAGCTCGGAGAGGGGCTGAGCGCCTCCGACCAGAAGTTGCTGGCGGCCTTGGACGAGCTCTTCACCCGCGAAGGGGTCGAACTGCTTCGCCTCGTCC
The sequence above is drawn from the Cystobacter ferrugineus genome and encodes:
- a CDS encoding DUF4157 domain-containing protein, which translates into the protein MGSTTARQAPAASPKEASASKKPAQASSAPPTSEAPTAQALGAGRALPPTTRQRMERAFGRSFSDVSVHTGPEAESAASTHGAEALTQGSSIAFGAGRYQPGSEAGDKLIAHELAHVVQQSGGGASLQEKSLVSGPAEPAEQEADAVAARVVRGESAGLRSGGQVPTTRERLMRKALAGATLAPMVPVPVTTPAAGTAESLAEDSADSGLAEVAPSRGKREPRWPWGGAPTAERAMPPAVQAEAHERTRPAPVEGTDSRKAEANAPGGPGSAAVPVAGKEEGPRDQKATAATPRAPGAPRRAPVTPVGAGTAVRGVELTVHAAAGRLGAPSPAGTLARSTLSATPGAPTAVAAPRAVPAPAAVMPAPTALAAPQPMPAPATPTHGAPTAAAAPQAAPASAGGAVPASAGPGMEAGGAEGGAEATVTEEKMDAARPEEEAAAEALQDGEIEAGPDSDDVAAEAPTAEAPTGAAKLAPESAPLSGGAEGESVPASEPAVADAPQPAESPEDRQAREAEQAPFAEQAPSSPESASAEDAALSPGEQQAAMASLEEGTAAGGGGEAGGGGGGGGAIAEKAAPEVPDVSQAEPAQALGQVAHLPPAQLSQALSGVGQAVSRSVGEKRDELAASPPELETPTGMAARPRGLSVVPSPLPGEVARRPDKVLSSESAPVPRPEPMPAPPPAVSVPTPVLRGGEQGVMSAGDAARLGASIQGLPTSDPELSTSAGPAPLLALDGGADPGQLDAQRTEVEARIADAQVQGQAEVAQPMGEDEIAPEAAEGTLKAEVAPGGGAGAGGGVGGGEVDEAASIVAQEEHGADIQAAVLAGQGDMATEEARHAEAEEQGRQKTREEADRLSQEAAEAQRAEKDAARGEVEAAREQWSEAQRSVVEKGRTEADSKQEASRAQVRQEKERADTAASEHLESGEREAARHKREGEAKAARQKARAESESGGFLDWVADKATAFFDSIKEGIRAAIQEAREAVQRALDAARKLAREAIERARQAVVAAIREAGEALIAVGDTVLAAFPEARARFRANIEEKVRAAEETVNRLAEELQAGVQKLLDGLGELLDKALGLLEQGLLFIVDSVSAAVQGALEAAKAALETLGTFAQLIKDIAANPGQWLANLGAAVMDGLRNHLWKALKSAVAEWFNQKLEAVLGLGTTLLNLLVKGGLSIAKIGQMAWNALKEAIPPALIQLLVEKLVSMIIPAAGAVLAIIEGLQAAWGTVSRILQAMDRFIAFLKAVKTGGAGPQFANAVAAGAVAVIEFVANWLLARLRKPAGAVAGRLRAIGRKILDKLKRALKKVGQALKKAWRKLKARFKKSFKRKGKGEQKKDKRKAAEERLDKAERELRPRIAGMLQKGTPGALFQARLLAWRIQYRLSRLDVRQRGDRFNVIAVINPQRELGEGLSASDQKLLAALDELFTREGVELLRLVREITEELTRKHATQAKELATQQGTFKEREVQGRSITVDRNVPIPAVVEYIHQRGKPTEPHFRYEYGETSVRESYVPTPQQRKKMGPGGPLPDLTEGQAQVYGLGQGGRYSDIAKDLLPKMRAAGLSDAQIAQNLSLLVQTNTLLSDVSSNKELAKMFVALQHLLFVRESARTRANLAHSAMIVQLAAQGDIKDLAEAFTGASTQQQGGGALPVSFEQAAGAARRLDRVLGFEPQRGGTPATHVLELAWREYDLVVRWIHVRLRMKAKTGKLQFDGENSLDQYVKAQFTALMKDKAQLRLFIEGNLQKFYERRPPKSPPPP